A single genomic interval of Calypte anna isolate BGI_N300 chromosome 3, bCalAnn1_v1.p, whole genome shotgun sequence harbors:
- the LOC103529798 gene encoding cytosolic 5'-nucleotidase 1B isoform X2, producing the protein MSGSGPEAPQPGETQEVQLQEADQDWAAAKAFYDNLVSKKPRPPKPQNAITVAVSSRALFDMVEERRIYEEQGMEKYVQYQEDNENVTLKPGPAFYFVKALEHVNARLLELYPDDEERFDIVLMTNNHAQVGVRLINSINHYGLTIERFCMTGGKSPVDYLTAYLTDLYLSADSEKVQEAIEAGIAAATMFTANKDIPYSDTQLRVAFDGDAVLFSDESEQIYKEQGLDRFFEHEKLNENKPLAQGPLKGFLEDLGKLQKKFYAKNERLNCPIRTYLVTARSAASSGARVLKTLRSWGLEIDEALFLAGAPKGPILVKIRPHIFFDDQMFHIEGAQKLGTIAAHVPYGITQKHHKSS; encoded by the exons ATGAGCGGCTCCGGCCCGGAGGCGCCCCAGCCCGGCGAGACGCAGGAGGTCCAGCTGCAGGAGGCCGACCAGGACTGGGCGGCGGCCAAGGCTTTCTACGATAACCTGGTCTCCAAGAAACCCCGGCCG CCCAAGCCTCAGAATGCCATCACGGTGGCCGTCTCCTCCCGAGCCCTCTTCGACATGGTGGAGGAGCGGCGGATCTACGAAGAGCAAGGGATGGAGAAGTACGTACAGTACCAGGAAGACAACGAGAACGTCACCCTCAAACCCGGACCGGCTTTCTACTTTGTCAAG gcactggagcaTGTCAATGCCCGACTTCTTGAACTGTACCCTGATGATGAAGAACGATTTGATATTGTTCTGATGACTAATAACCATGCCCAAGTGGGAGTCAGACTCATAAACAGCATCAATCACTATG GCTTAACAATTGAACGTTTCTGTATGACGGGAGGAAAAAGCCCAGTTGATTACCTGACTGCATACCTTACAGATTTGTACCTCTCAGCAGACTCTGAAAAAGTACAAGAAGCTATAGAAGCAG GCATCGCAGCAGCTACGATGTTCACTGCCAACAAAGATATTCCTTACTCGGACACACAGTTGAGGGTGGCATTTGATGGGGATGCAGTTCTCTTTTCTGATGAATCAGAACAGATTTACAAAGAGCAAGGATTAGACAGATTTTTTGAACATGAGAAGCTGAATGAAAATAAGCCTCTTGCACAG GGTCCTTTGAAAGGTTTTCTGGAAGACCTAGGGAAACTCCAGAAGAAGTTCTATGCAAAAAACGAACGGTTAAATTGTCCTATAAGGACCTACCTGGTTACAGCCAGAAGTGCAGCAAGCTCTGGAGCCAGAGTGCTGAAGACTCTTCGTAGCTGGGGTCTGGAGATTGATGAGGCACTTTTCCTAGCAGGAGCTCCTAAAGGACCAATCCTGGTGAAAATCCGCCCGCACATTTTCTTTGATGACCAGATGTTTCACATCGAAGGAGCACAGAAATTAGGGACCATAGCTGCACATGTTCCCTATGGCATTACTCAGAAACACCACAAATCTTCATGA
- the LOC103529798 gene encoding cytosolic 5'-nucleotidase 1A isoform X1: MSGSGPEAPQPGETQEVQLQEADQDWAAAKAFYDNLVSKKPRPPKPQNAITVAVSSRALFDMVEERRIYEEQGMEKYVQYQEDNENVTLKPGPAFYFVKALEHVNARLLELYPDDEERFDIVLMTNNHAQVGVRLINSINHYGLTIERFCMTGGKSPVDYLTAYLTDLYLSADSEKVQEAIEAESGAASSNTESHNSVWTGIAAATMFTANKDIPYSDTQLRVAFDGDAVLFSDESEQIYKEQGLDRFFEHEKLNENKPLAQGPLKGFLEDLGKLQKKFYAKNERLNCPIRTYLVTARSAASSGARVLKTLRSWGLEIDEALFLAGAPKGPILVKIRPHIFFDDQMFHIEGAQKLGTIAAHVPYGITQKHHKSS, from the exons ATGAGCGGCTCCGGCCCGGAGGCGCCCCAGCCCGGCGAGACGCAGGAGGTCCAGCTGCAGGAGGCCGACCAGGACTGGGCGGCGGCCAAGGCTTTCTACGATAACCTGGTCTCCAAGAAACCCCGGCCG CCCAAGCCTCAGAATGCCATCACGGTGGCCGTCTCCTCCCGAGCCCTCTTCGACATGGTGGAGGAGCGGCGGATCTACGAAGAGCAAGGGATGGAGAAGTACGTACAGTACCAGGAAGACAACGAGAACGTCACCCTCAAACCCGGACCGGCTTTCTACTTTGTCAAG gcactggagcaTGTCAATGCCCGACTTCTTGAACTGTACCCTGATGATGAAGAACGATTTGATATTGTTCTGATGACTAATAACCATGCCCAAGTGGGAGTCAGACTCATAAACAGCATCAATCACTATG GCTTAACAATTGAACGTTTCTGTATGACGGGAGGAAAAAGCCCAGTTGATTACCTGACTGCATACCTTACAGATTTGTACCTCTCAGCAGACTCTGAAAAAGTACAAGAAGCTATAGAAGCAG AAAGTGGTGCTGCTTCATCAAATACAGAAAGTCACAACTCTGTATGGACAG GCATCGCAGCAGCTACGATGTTCACTGCCAACAAAGATATTCCTTACTCGGACACACAGTTGAGGGTGGCATTTGATGGGGATGCAGTTCTCTTTTCTGATGAATCAGAACAGATTTACAAAGAGCAAGGATTAGACAGATTTTTTGAACATGAGAAGCTGAATGAAAATAAGCCTCTTGCACAG GGTCCTTTGAAAGGTTTTCTGGAAGACCTAGGGAAACTCCAGAAGAAGTTCTATGCAAAAAACGAACGGTTAAATTGTCCTATAAGGACCTACCTGGTTACAGCCAGAAGTGCAGCAAGCTCTGGAGCCAGAGTGCTGAAGACTCTTCGTAGCTGGGGTCTGGAGATTGATGAGGCACTTTTCCTAGCAGGAGCTCCTAAAGGACCAATCCTGGTGAAAATCCGCCCGCACATTTTCTTTGATGACCAGATGTTTCACATCGAAGGAGCACAGAAATTAGGGACCATAGCTGCACATGTTCCCTATGGCATTACTCAGAAACACCACAAATCTTCATGA